cccccctcttctctctctctctctctttctttctgtctcactatcttgctctctctctcgctcactctctgcCTCTAAAtgttcaatttaagggctttattggcatgggaaacatatgtttacattgccaaagcaagtgaaatagatctctctctctctctctcaacacaccacaacacaccacacacacacacacacaccacacacacacacacacaccacacacaacacacacacacacaacacacacacaccacacacacacacacacaacacacacacacaaccctccgaaaatgaagaagaagaagaagaaaaataaacaataatgCCATTATTGTGCTATACAGTGGGGTGGTAGCCTACTTGTTATTTGAAGGTAACAAGTAGCTTTCAAGGGGATGAAAAATAACCAGCCCAAAAATCGAACTGCTGCAAATGAATGGGGActtatgttttctctctctctctctctctctctctctctctctctctctctctctctctctctctatctttcttatttatttattttcctaaaTGAATAGAAATCCCAGAGCTTGGTGAGTCAGGATGTGTGCGTCTCCTCCTCCTTGTCAGGTAAGTTCAaatatgtccaaataaataaaaatttcgATACAGCGTTCCATTGTCTAGCATTATCTTAAATCACAAAATCATTGTACGACAAAAGCATCACCATGGAAGGTCCAGAATCAATGTTTTATAGTAAAACAAATATTATCTTGACTGTATCCAAACCTACTAACGAAAataaatgtagcctacagtaaagaacagtaaatgtaattttaaatgtCCAGTGGGGGCGTTGCAGTAAACCATAATCATATAAACAAGCTTTAATCCAAAAGACAGAAGGCAATGCATTATGCATCATACATGCAAAATAGCTGTAAAATCCATCACATAAGCCTATTATAAAATATATTCGGAGAGTCTGAATTGCACGTCAGGTAAAATATCTAGATTAACACTTACATGGAGAATCAACGACCACAGCAGAATAGTTGGAACATATATCTTTGTATACAATTGACACTGACCCACATTACTAAAGTGCAGTGTACTGGGACCTTTTTATAAACTtgcattcaaatgtgttttttagcTGTTGGCTGGTGGTGCTGTGACATCACTTCTGGAGTCTTCACTTATTTACATGTCTCCCTGCATGTATTTATGTATGCACCCTCTTACTGATCCTTCTCGTTCATTCCTATAGACCATTACTTTGATTATTTCCCTGAAGAGATGAATTCCAACTGCATCTTTCAGCCGCGGCCCATTCCAGAGAGCAACGTCCAGATGGACAGCTTCGATAATCAACAATTGATAAGCATGATGATCCCCAACGAGACCTACAGCAGTGGTATTCTGCATCCCGCTACCTCAACAAAACTTTGGCGCCAGGAAAATCACTCCCCGAATATGGGCTATTACGGCCATGGCATGGTATGCTTTATTCAAATTCTGTTGCGCAATCTCCTGTCTTTGCAATTACGCACCCGTCATATGAAATATTTGACAAAGCTCAGGCTGTTTGTTCATTCAGAGATTTGGCTTGTAGTAGGAAATGGTTTCGTTATACTGTACTAGAATAGTAATGCACATCTCCGCTGGCTTGTTTTTCAGGCTCCCCGCTCACCATCAGGTTCCCTGAATATGCCAAGTCCGGTCGATTACAATAGTTATTCGCCACAGGAGTCTTACTCTTCGTCGTGTTACAACTCTCCGACGAGGCTGGACTTGAGTTCTGGGTTTGTTCCAGAGCACTACCACTACCAGAACTGCAACCTCCAGGAGAGCGTCTCCACTCCAGAATACGCACCTTATGGCACATCAGACTATGTATACGCCTCGCCTGAGGAGGACAGCTACTTCAGGCGTGATTTGTCAAATTCAGAGATGTGCTACATTTGAATATTTATTCGGTCTTTGTTGTCTGTGTAAATAGAGTATAATGTACAGTCAAAACAATGTCTGTAACTCGAAGTCAAACGTTGACACTTGTGGCACTTGTTTTGAGATGTAGGCCTGCTTTGTATTTCAGAGTGTTTGCGGTCGAAGTTTCCTCCGAGTTTTTGATATGATTCAAATAATGGTTTTAGAATTCCTGAGTTTGGATAAATGTTGTATATGTGTGGGCTTAGTGCTATCTTCTTAGTTATTGACTttgatatttaagcaataaggcacgagggggtgtggtttaTGGTCAACATACCACGGCCAAGGGCTGTTCTGCCCtcgatgcaacgcggagtgcctggatattggccatataccacaaacgcCCTAGGTGCCTtcatgctattataaactggttaccaacgtaattagagcagtacaaataaatgttttgtcatacccgtggtatagggtctgatataccacggctgtcagccaatcaacattcagtccttgaaccacccagtttatatatatatacaattctAATGATGTCATCCTACTTTTTTACAAGACAGCATATTTTTTCAGCATATTCTTTCTTATGGATGCATTCATTTAGTAAATTAATTGAAAATCCTACCCAAAGGAAATTAGCAGCATCATCCCCTTCAACTCACTATTTAGTTTCCCTGTGCAGATGCACACCGAAGCTTAGTTAGAAACCTTAACTTAAATAGATCAATCATTTTCAAGTTATTTAATCATATTTACTGCTAAGACACAAATAAAAATATCTAATAAACCAAGATAAATGACAAAAGACAAACGATAAtgatctagatttttttttatagtgcTTGTCATTACAAAAATAATCTCAAAACCCACTgacaaaagaagaaaaacaaaacaataaggtTAACATTGACCGCTCTTGATGTGGAAAAAATTATCTTCCATGGAGGCAGACGCAAGTGCACGTCGCATCAGGTCACATCCAACTCAAGAGACGCCTGTCTCCACTCTACCCTCCGTGCACACCATCCTCTGCCTCGTAATCCAAGTCTCCTCCTCTGCCGAGATAAAGTGGGGTTGAGCAGGTAGTAGGTAGAAGTAGGCCTGCCTGTCCAAAATGATCATATTGTTACATATCACCAAAAATACGCACCAATAAAAGATAACTACTTGGATAATGATTTCATGTTTTTATGACACACACCAGGTCAAAGGGGGTTTGATAATCGCGCACGAGTTTTGTGTAATGAAAAGCATAATCCAGTGCCTGCCAAATGCGCGCGCAAATCAGAATGTATTCATGTAAATTTGTTACAGCTGCTTATAACTATGACTATTTTTACCCACGTAGTTTACTGTCACTCTCCTGTCTTCTATTATAAACATTATGttggtgcagcagcagcagccatgaTTATTGTAGCATAAACCCACATCCAAAATGATAACCTTCTCATGTATGCAGGCTGCAAGCATAATGCAGCACATACCTGCTGTGATCCTTGACCTCTTATGATGTCCAACTCATGAACCAACCAGTTTTCTGGGATAGTGATCTTGTGAAGGGTCCTGGGGTAAGATGTTTCTTTTTGGATTTCTAAATCCTCAGTAGAGCACCTTTTTCTCTTTTTATACAATCTGAGCTGAAGCATGTCTGGGTGTGCTGTCATTCATCAGAATGGAATTAATAATGAGGATTCTGGAAGAGAGGAATCCAAGGGCTGCAGGTAACGCTAGTGTTTGTCGTGTCATCAGAAGATCCGCAGAAGAACCTATGAGGTACTAGACTGAAGGcaaagaaggggaggagggatgcAATTGCATACACTGCACACAAGGAGAGTACAATAGTTGAAAGAGAGGCCTTCAAGTATGGTCCTTTCTCTTGACCTCTAGTTGATGTTGAACATATGAAATTAAAGAAATCTATAGGGCCTACATTATGAGCTACTATTAAATGTCGGGCCCAGATTTCATCGCTGCTTGCCTCTGCAGACCTGCgttaaaatagtatttgtttattttttcagaTAAGTTagatgtgcttgattgagcttgcttgGCACAattgaaccaatggaatagtcccaaaattACAAATGTGCCGCCCATCTcacactccaggcaggctaaatcAAACACTCAAAGTACTGTATATGAATTAAAATACATACTATTTTAACCCTGGGCCCCATTTGATATGTAAAACTCTTACTGGCAGCTCATAGGTTCCTGGGTTTCTATTCCAGCCAATTGGAAAAGTTAGCTGTGGTGCTCAAGGGCTAAATTAGTTGTCTTATAACTTGATTGACAAATGTGACAAGGTGGTTTGGTACTGTTTTGGGTTCTACCTTTGGTGGGAGTGGAGGCAAGGTAGGGTTTTGGGTAAAAACAAAGGATATTAATTGTATGAAAAGGTATCTCAACAAGAACACTGTGTAGCTTTTCAAAAACAAAGCAGGCATTGTCCCTAATACAGAACCCCAACCTCATCGCCTATCACATTCAGCTCATCTAATTGTCTCAAGCCCTGAAGTGAGTGTTCCCCCTTCATAACCCTTTATTAGGCCTATGAATGCTTCACAAATCATTCATAAACAACTGAAAGTGGTCCCATTAACataaaagggatagttcactcaaattACAAATCTACTTATTGAATTCCTTACCTTAATCATACTTAGAAATGAGTCTGTCTGGTCTCTCAGTCTTTTCTATTTAGTTAGGTCTCTATGGGCTGGAGGAACTCCATGCATTAGAATGATATTGGGGATATTGAGCTCTTAGGGATAAGGAACCACCCTCCATTTTATATAATCAGTTATGCTGTGTTATGCACCTGATTAACATTTATTGTTTATTATATTGCAACCTTGCCTCCTTCTTACAGCTCCCTTTTTACACATCCTTCATTCTGAGCATAATATTTTCCTTCTTCTTTTGTCTAGACAGTCTGGATTTGCAAGAGCTTGCAACATAAAGACACAATGAAAAGGGCAAGGAAACAATTACCAAGTACCACACCATTTGTTCCATACAATTTCTCAActtaaatgtaacaaataatatttaaaaaatgaagggTTTTATGCTGTCCAGAAGAACTGACAGTCAGCACTCACTCAGTGCTGAAAAGGAATGTGTCAAAGTCAAATAAATGCTAGGGTGTGTTCAGGGTTCCAAAGTCCCCCTACTCTCATGCCAAGTGCCTGATTAATAATCCTCTGTGGAAATCCCCTGTTAcaccttatcaaatcaaatcaaatcaaatcaaatggtattggtcacatacacatatttagcagatgttattgcgggtgtagtgaaatgcttgtccACCCTAGATCAATTTGCACTTTCACCTGCTAAGACTCATGAGCCACCCGCAATATGACAGAACACTGCTATTGAgcctttatttttaatttaattgaTCTATTAACCATgccaaatgtacagtatgtctgggcTATTGTTTAACACTGTTGGCATTTATGGGAAGCTAAGAGATTATATACTCTCTGGAAGTGCTGTTCGTATATAGAGCCTGTGTCATCATAGCCGAAACTTCATTCAAAATGTGTGTTACCTATCATCCTAAACTACATTTATTGAGCTACACATACACCTTCGGAAGATTTGAGCGTGACATTTAAAACATAACTTAACTGTAACGGTATACCCTGGAGCTGATAATTTGACAGTAATTGCCCTTTGCAGTATCTGTAATTTCAAACAGCTGCAATAATTGATTAGTGAATGTGGGAAAATAAGTTGCAAACCCTTGTGTCTTAACAAAGTGATCGGTAAGTGGGATGTGATTGTGATGAATGAGTAATATTCCTCCTGGGGCACCATTGAAAGATTGAAAAGAAAGTGAACAACAGCTCACTGTTTGTTACATTCGATCTTTATTAATGAATCTCATTCCAACATGAGTGAACCGAATATGAATCCCTGAAGTAGCACTTACATATCAAACAGCTATATtacttaatagaaaataacttgTGGTATTTGAGGATCAAACATACTCCAGTATGTGTACATATGTGTCTATTTGAAAGTCACAGGCACTGATTCATACTCATTCACAGCGTTTTCTTATTTGTCTTTGGGTTGGAATGTTTGCTGACTTGGCACAATGTCACTTCAAAGGATTGTGTTGATGTTTCCTATCAAGTCCTTACTTGTGTGTAAGGAAGGCGGGCCCGATAAAAGTATTTCACAAGGTTTGATATCGGCACAAGCTGTAAAACACGCTCCTTCTGTTCGAACCATAATGCCTTTTAATACTGACCAACTAGAGGAACACATTCATTTATTGCTGTGATAACACCTTCACACCCATGCCTGGGGTAGGTGGCAGGTAGCTTTGCGGTTAAGAGTCCTGGAgccgaaaaaacaagccagagaggAGTGTGACTATTCCTAAATGAACTCCCATATGTTTTCAAACAGGTCTATCAGTGCAATTCGATGCAATTTCAGGAGTCGTTCTTGACCATCTCAGCATTGATAGTGTCAATGCCTTGCCTTTTGACCAGTCCTTAGGGATTGACAAGtcatcattgtaattaagaatgtattcttaattgatttacctgtataaataaaggtgaaagaaaaaaTAGATCTAAAAAAGGGATGATTGTCCCTAGATAAATTCCTAGATGTTTTCAAACAGGTCTGTTCCGAACAGTGTTTGTTCCTTTTGGGAAATGTGTGGGTTAGCAAGGCCATACATGTTTGTCCCAACAAATTGGCCTGACTAGCACGCCTGTGCTCTACCTTTCAGAAAGTGTGCCCTCTAGCACCAGGAAGCCagaacagggagagaagagaggtgctGCATCATACACGCCACAATGACACCTGCAATTCTAATTCTGTTTCGAGAGCTCCTCTACACTTTGGGGCTGCAAACTTCAAACTCTTTTACTATTGTTATTGCATTGtgtaaaaaatctatattttcctgcactgttgtttttgttccagACCTACTACCCAGTTTTATTTAGTCCTTATAGACCTTTTAAGCTTCAGGCCAATAACGTGTTTGGTCTTGGGAAGAGAGTATCTGACCTCCAGGAAAAAGGTGTCATAGTGCCACAAATCTTCACTACTTTGTCAAATGATTTTTATTTGGCCTGTCCCTTCTCCTTTAAACAGGCTGATTTATTGTtgagacatttttattttggCCTGGTCCAAATTTCCAAATGTAATGTATAATTTACTCCTGGGTTTTAGGGAATGCGGTCTGGTGAGATGATGATGAGATGTTTTGTCGCTGTATGTGATCCCCTGTATTTTCATGGGTTCAGTAGAGGTCTTTTCCATTTGCCATTAGACCTAATTACCCGCAGTACATATAAGTCCCAGTCTAAATGTGTCCTGACATTTTACTCTTTGAAGACAAGGGATGATTGAGGGCAACTTTTACATTCCCAGTGTTGCAAGAGGGCAAGTCTGAGCATGAACTCTGCTCATAGCTATTGTATTACCAACATACTGTGTTGATGTAGCATTTTTCTTCACAcagaatttctcccagtagatgaAAACTCAGATTGGTCTGAACCTGTCTGAATGCATCTCAAAGCAAAGGTTGATTGCTTGTGCATTTGTACCTCAtgaatatacagtcaggtccataattattggcacccttgataaagctgagcaaaaaatactgtataacaTATATAATACACGTTcttagctatattgtatgcaaaaaaaatagggaaatgttattattttatactaatacaattgctgagagaaagagattttgtttaaaaagtaattttTAAAAACTCAAAAAGATACAGGTCAAAATGATTGGCTCCCGtgttttcaatactctagcaccctcccctTATGAGGTTAATGACACTaaacctttttctaaaatgtttaatgaGATAGTAAAACTCATAGTCTAAGGAGGGATCTTAGActattcctccaaacaaaatCTTTCCAGGTCCTTCGTATCCTTCATCTGCTCGTATGGACTGCCCTTTTCAATCCACAAGTTTTccatggggttcaagtctggagactgagatggccattggaaaattttgattttgtggtcaattaaccatttcattgtggattttgattagtgcttggggttattgtcttgctggaagatccacttgtggccaagtgtcagcctccaagcagaggcaaccaggtttttggcaacAATTACCTGGTACTTTGTAAAGTTCATAATGCCGTTGACCTTAAAGGGGCAATGTGCAGTTGCATCATCCATTTTCGGACTTCTGAATTAATGAAATGTTcgtattgattcttgaagaatataacttataaatgccttctGAGCTTAGTTAAACCATCATACCctatcagaaccccaaatataagcttgtttcagTCCAATGTTGGTTAACAAAGTAAATGtgaacaaacactatatagcctcaaaatatggttaaaactataatttttatgtaatggatggtcagtccttacatccattgctctgtctatgaatttgagagtggttacatttctccagccctatccctcagctttttaccaaaactggGGTGAGGAGGTCGCTTTGTTATTGTCTCAACTGCTGATTGTCGctttaacaagggccccaggaccagtggaagcaaaatagctccataacatcaaagatccaccagcATATTTTACCataggtatgaggtacttttctgcatttGCTTCCGTTTTTCAACTCCAAACCCATCACTGGTGTGCATGACAAAAGGCTATATTTTCATGGCATCTGACCATAGCGCTGGTTTAAGTTTGATAAACAgaattggcacttggattggaaccgatGCTAtgatcagatgacatgaaaaaagAGCTTTGACCACGCACACCAAtggtgggtttggcgttgaaaaacagaagcatatgaAGAAAAGTACCCAAGggggagggtgctagagtattgaaaacaggggtgacaATAATTGTCacgatttttttgtattatttgttaaACCATTCtcgttctctgagcaattgtattaatataaaataacaacaaaaatatatataaatatgaccTCTTCAATCCAGGTCAAAGAAGTTGTAAATCAACAGACTTGTTGATGCAATTAACTTTTTTTTAGGCCCAAATAAGTTGCAGAATGCATCAATCACTTAAATTATGCACAACGCACCCTGCAAAATGTATGCTTTACACCTGTATAAAATTGTAATTTATTACTCCACAACTATAAACTCATTTATTTCAAGCATATGAAATCCAATGCATAGAATTACATTGCTACACCGGAGACTTTGCATTATAGAATTATTACTTCCAAGATCACTTGGGGAGAAAGAATTACTCCTGAAAAAGAGTGGTGAATGTAAGATagctttcctgcagtcaatgaccaaaagctcCCTCTGGCCTCaggggtggaatgttattaacatGTGTTATAATTTATAATGAATAAAGATTATTTCCAAATAtcaggtgtttctatgtcaaac
This genomic interval from Salvelinus sp. IW2-2015 linkage group LG22, ASM291031v2, whole genome shotgun sequence contains the following:
- the LOC139022738 gene encoding POU class 2 homeobox associating factor 3-like, encoding MNLTENEMVLLRNCQVWGFDRLTGMIIKTQTTFILLSDKPKVYQGVRVKTTVKQLLQQKRALQTLQLKTRLECHQPYPNTKLHVSLMIDHQKSQSLVSQDVCVSSSLSDHYFDYFPEEMNSNCIFQPRPIPESNVQMDSFDNQQLISMMIPNETYSSGILHPATSTKLWRQENHSPNMGYYGHGMAPRSPSGSLNMPSPVDYNSYSPQESYSSSCYNSPTRLDLSSGFVPEHYHYQNCNLQESVSTPEYAPYGTSDYVYASPEEDSYFRRDLSNSEMCYI